A window of Mangifera indica cultivar Alphonso chromosome 11, CATAS_Mindica_2.1, whole genome shotgun sequence contains these coding sequences:
- the LOC123228954 gene encoding pentatricopeptide repeat-containing protein At3g09040, mitochondrial, producing the protein MRLRFLFTSSQNSKPRSIVQYSSILKITSCSTSFNSNPVYTYLLQTCLQECKQINTRHMFDERPQKLTHALETSRIVHAQSLRFGFGTNGLLGNAIVDLYAKCGNVDLAEKVFNRLEERYILAWNSILSMYSKRGLFEHVVQSFGLLCNCGVLPNEFTFAMVLSASAKLVDVNYGRQIHCHVVKFGVEMSSFCEGALIDMYAKCGNVRDARRVFDGAVDLDTVSWTSMIAGYIQAGSPEAALEVFDEMKKLGRVPDQVASVTVINAFVGLGQFDEACEVFDQMQNPNVVAWNVMISGHAKRGYEEEAINFFQRMRKAGVKSSRSTLGSVLSAISGLSALEFGLIVHAEAIKQGLDSNVYVGSSLINMYSKCEKMESAKKVFESLNERNIVLWNSMLGGYSQSGYAHEVLELFSTMKGSGFHADDFTYTSILSSCACLDYLEVGRQLHTVIIKNNFASNLFVGNALVDMYAKSGALKEARQQFERIRNRDNVSWNAIIVGYVQEGDEFEAFHMFRRMVLSWILPDEVSLASILSACANVQGLKQGKQIHCMSVKVGLETSIYSGSSLIDMYAKCGDIGAARKVLSCMPERSVVSMNALIAGHAQNNLEEAIVLYQEMQLQRLNPSEITFASLLDACDGPHTFNLGTQIHCLIIKRGLLYDDDFLGVSLLGMYMNSKRNKDASILFSEFQNPKSTVLWTAIISGHTQNDFNEEALHFYREMRSHNVMPDQATFVSVLRACAILSSLRDGAEIHSLIFHIGYDLDELTCGALVGMYAKCGDVKSSVQVFNEMENKNFVISWNSMIVGFAKNGYAEDALKIFDEMKQTHIMPDDVTFLGVLTACSHAGKVSEGHQIFEIMVNYYGINPRIDHCACMVDLFGRWGFLKEAEEFINKLNFEPDAKIWATLLGACAIHGDDIRGRWAAKKLIELEPQNPSPYVQLSNIFAASGKWSEVNTLRREMREKGVKKLPGCSWIVIGQKTNIFVAGDTSHTNSDDIRAVLKELTELMKKDHHLPEIESFWHDEM; encoded by the coding sequence ATGTTCGACGAAAGGCCTCAGAAACTAACCCACGCTTTGGAAACAAGCAGAATTGTTCATGCTCAGAGCCTCAGATTTGGATTTGGGACAAACGGGTTGTTAGGAAACGCTATAGTTGATCTTTATGCTAAGTGTGGCAATGTAGACCTGGCTGAGAAGGTGTTTAATAGGCTAGAAGAGAGGTATATTTTGGCTTGGAACTCTATTTTGTCCATGTATTCGAAGCGTGGGTTGTTTGAACATGTTGTTCAATCTTTTGGGTTGTTGTGTAATTGTGGGGTGTTGCCAAATGAGTTCACATTTGCCATGGTTTTATCTGCTTCTGCTAAATTAGTAGATGTTAATTACGGTAGGCAAATACATTGTCATGTTGTTAAGTTTGGGGTTGAGATGAGTTCTTTTTGTGAGGGTGCTCTTATTGATATGTATGCTAAATGTGGTAATGTGAGAGATGCTAGGAGGGTTTTTGATGGTGCAGTGGATTTGGATACAGTTTCTTGGACATCAATGATTGCTGGGTACATTCAGGCTGGTTCACCTGAAGCTGCTTTGGAAGTGTTTGATGAGATGAAGAAACTGGGCCGAGTTCCAGACCAGGTGGCTTCTGTGACTGTGATAAATGCGTTTGTTGGTCTAGGTCAGTTTGATGAAGCATGTGAAGTGTTTGATCAGATGCAAAACCCAAATGTTGTGGCATGGAATGTGATGATATCTGGGCATGCAAAGAGAGGCTACGAGGAAGAAGCGATCAACTTTTTTCAAAGAATGAGGAAAGCTGGTGTTAAATCCTCACGATCCACGTTAGGCAGTGTATTAAGTGCCATTTCAGGTTTATCCGCTCTTGAATTTGGCTTGATAGTTCATGCTGAGGCTATTAAACAGGGTTTAGACTCTAATGTTTATGTGGGGAGTTCTTTGATAAATATGTATTCTAAGTGTGAAAAAATGGAGTCTGCAAAGAAAGTTTTTGAATCTTTAAATGAAAGGAATATTGTTTTGTGGAATTCTATGCTTGGAGGTTATTCACAGAGTGGGTATGCCCATGAAGTGCTGGAACTGTTCTCCACTATGAAGGGCTCTGGTTTTCATGCTGATGACTTTACCTATACTAGCATTTTGAGTTCATGTGCCTGCCTGGACTATTTGGAAGTAGGTCGCCAGTTGCATACTGTAATTATCAAGAACAACTTTGCATCTAACTTATTTGTGGGGAATGCATTAGTTGACATGTATGCTAAGTCTGGTGCTTTgaaggaagcaagacaacaaTTTGAGCGCATAAGGAATCGGGATAATGTTTCTTGGAATGCAATTATTGTTGGATATGTGCAGGAAGGGGATGAGTTTGAGGCTTTTCATATGTTTCGAAGAATGGTTTTATCGTGGATTTTGCCTGATGAAGTGTCCTTGGCCAGCATCCTCAGTGCCTGTGCCAATGTTCAAGGTCTCAAGCAAGGGAAACAGATACACTGTATGTCAGTCAAAGTTGGTCTAGAAACAAGTATTTACTCAGGAAGCTCGCTTATTGACATGTATGCCAAGTGCGGAGATATTGGGGCTGCTCGTAAAGTCCTTTCTTGTATGCCTGAACGAAGTGTGGTCTCAATGAATGCCTTGATTGCTGGTCATGCTCAAAATAATTTAGAGGAAGCCATTGTTCTGTATCAAGAGATGCAGCTTCAAAGATTGAACCCAAGTGAAATAACTTTTGCAAGTCTTTTAGATGCATGTGATGGACCTCATACATTTAATCTGGGAACACAAATCCACTGTCTTATAATAAAGAGGGGCCTTTTGTATGATGATGACTTCTTGGGGGTCTCTCTATTGGGTATGTACATGAATTCCAAGAGAAATAAAGATGCAAGTATTCTCTTCTCAGAGTTCCAAAATCCTAAAAGCACAGTTTTATGGACTGCTATCATTTCAGGACACACTCAAAATGATTTCAATGAGGAGGCCTTGCATTTCTATCGAGAAATGCGTAGCCACAATGTCATGCCTGATCAGGCTACATTTGTCAGTGTCCTTAGAGCTTGTGCTATCCTATCTTCTTTGAGAGATGGTGCAGAGATCCATTCTCTAATTTTTCACATTGGTTATGATTTAGATGAGTTAACATGTGGTGCACTTGTAGGCATGTATGCTAAATGTGGCGATGTGAAAAGTTCAGTTCAAGTTTTCAATGAAATGgagaacaaaaattttgttatatccTGGAACTCAATGATAGTTGGATTTGCGAAAAATGGTTATGCTGAAGATGCACTAAAGATCTTTGATGAGATGAAGCAAACGCATATTATGCCTGATGATGTCACATTCCTTGGTGTTCTCACAGCATGCAGCCATGCAGGTAAGGTATCTGAAGGTCACCAGATCTTTGAAATTATGGTAAACTACTACGGGATTAACCCCAGAATAGATCATTGTGCTTGCATGGTTGATCTTTTTGGTCGATGGGGTTTTCTTAAAGAGGCTGAGGAATTCATCAACAAACTAAATTTTGAACCTGATGCTAAGATTTGGGCTACACTGCTAGGTGCTTGTGCGATACATGGAGATGATATAAGGGGAAGGTGGGCTGCCAAGAAACTCATTGAGTTGGAACCCCAAAATCCTTCTCCATATGTGCAGCTTTCTAATATATTTGCAGCATCAGGAAAGTGGAGTGAGGTTAACACTTTGAGGAgggaaatgagagaaaaaggaGTGAAAAAGCTTCCTGGATGTAGCTGGATTGTCATAGGACAGAAAACAAACATATTTGTTGCTGGGGATACATCTCATACTAATTCAGATGATATTCGTGCAGTACTAAAGGAATTGACAGAATTAATGAAAAAGGATCACCATCTCCCTGAAATCGAATCTTTTTGGCATGATGAAATGTGA